A stretch of Ectothiorhodospiraceae bacterium BW-2 DNA encodes these proteins:
- a CDS encoding tryptophan synthase subunit alpha, protein MSRIQSRFEKLRAAQRRGLIPFITAGDPHPDQTVAMMLMLVAQGADLIELGVPFSDPMADGPVIQRASERALAHGVSLRQVLELVALFRQQDSETPVILMGYLNPVEVMGYASFATAAAKAGVDGVLLVDLPPEESDMLAAALKQQQIDMIYLIAPTTTDERMATICRLASGFVYYVSVKGITGAGSLNSEEVAQRVAHIRQFTSLPVGVGFGIKEGASAAAITRTADAAVVGSAVVSRIEANAADAAAARESVGAFIAELRQALS, encoded by the coding sequence ATGAGCCGAATTCAATCCCGTTTTGAAAAGTTACGCGCCGCGCAGCGCCGGGGATTAATCCCCTTCATTACCGCCGGCGATCCCCATCCGGATCAGACGGTAGCGATGATGCTGATGTTGGTGGCACAGGGGGCTGATCTGATTGAGTTGGGCGTCCCCTTTTCCGATCCGATGGCCGATGGTCCGGTCATTCAACGCGCGAGCGAACGGGCGTTAGCCCATGGGGTCTCGTTGCGGCAGGTGCTTGAGCTGGTAGCGCTGTTTCGGCAACAAGATAGCGAGACGCCGGTTATCTTGATGGGGTATCTGAATCCGGTCGAGGTGATGGGATACGCCTCTTTTGCGACCGCAGCTGCTAAGGCGGGTGTCGATGGGGTACTGCTCGTTGATCTCCCTCCGGAGGAGAGCGATATGCTAGCGGCGGCGTTAAAACAGCAGCAGATCGATATGATCTATCTTATCGCACCGACCACGACCGATGAGCGCATGGCGACTATCTGTCGTCTTGCTAGCGGGTTTGTCTATTATGTTTCGGTTAAGGGGATTACCGGTGCCGGGAGCTTAAATAGCGAGGAGGTGGCGCAGCGGGTGGCCCATATTCGCCAATTTACCTCGCTACCGGTCGGGGTCGGTTTTGGGATTAAAGAGGGTGCCTCAGCGGCAGCGATTACGCGCACAGCCGATGCCGCTGTGGTCGGCAGTGCCGTTGTCAGCCGTATTGAGGCTAACGCAGCCGACGCAGCCGCTGCCCGCGAGAGTGTCGGAGCCTTTATTGCTGAGCTGCGCCAAGCGTTGAGTTAA
- a CDS encoding acetyl-CoA carboxylase carboxyltransferase subunit beta, translating to MSSWLQKFFPSQIRTEGGNKKNVPEGLWDKCQGCNSVLYKAELERNLEVCPKCGHHMRIGARRRLEGFLDPEPRQELASGVVPIDMLKFKDSKRYKDRLAQAQKSTDESDALLVMRGEVRGLAVIAAAFEFRFMGGSMGSVVGERFVRGVNAAIEHHSPLIVFSASGGARMQEALFSLMQMAKTSAALTRLSDQRLPFISVLTDPTMGGVSASLAMLGDIHIAEPNALIGFAGPRVIEQTVRETLPSGFQRSEFLLEKGAIDMIVDRRELAERIHALLSMMMANRTIAAA from the coding sequence ATGAGTAGCTGGCTACAGAAATTTTTTCCCTCCCAAATTCGTACGGAAGGGGGGAATAAGAAGAATGTCCCCGAAGGGCTATGGGATAAGTGTCAAGGCTGCAACTCGGTGCTTTACAAAGCGGAGTTAGAGCGCAACCTTGAGGTCTGCCCTAAGTGTGGTCACCATATGCGTATTGGTGCGCGACGGCGCTTAGAGGGGTTTCTCGATCCGGAGCCTCGGCAAGAGTTAGCAAGTGGCGTTGTGCCGATAGATATGCTTAAATTTAAGGACTCGAAACGCTATAAAGATCGCCTCGCACAGGCGCAAAAGAGCACCGATGAGAGCGATGCTCTGCTGGTGATGCGGGGGGAGGTGAGGGGATTGGCGGTGATTGCCGCTGCGTTTGAGTTTCGCTTTATGGGGGGCTCGATGGGCTCGGTGGTCGGTGAGCGTTTTGTTCGTGGTGTCAATGCTGCCATTGAGCACCACTCGCCGCTCATCGTCTTCTCCGCTAGTGGTGGGGCGCGGATGCAGGAGGCGCTCTTTTCGCTGATGCAGATGGCCAAAACCTCGGCGGCACTGACCCGTTTAAGTGATCAACGGCTCCCCTTTATCTCGGTATTAACCGATCCGACTATGGGGGGGGTCTCGGCTAGTCTAGCGATGCTAGGCGATATCCATATCGCCGAACCGAATGCTCTCATCGGCTTTGCAGGGCCGCGGGTCATCGAACAGACGGTGCGAGAGACGCTACCGTCAGGCTTTCAGCGCAGTGAGTTTCTGCTAGAGAAGGGGGCTATCGACATGATTGTCGATCGCCGCGAGCTAGCAGAGAGGATTCATGCCCTGTTAAGTATGATGATGGCAAATCGTACCATAGCAGCAGCTTGA
- a CDS encoding bifunctional folylpolyglutamate synthase/dihydrofolate synthase: MSRTPRGGSLPQSLSEWLQWQQQLHPKSIDMGLERSRQVLNRMALVQPPLVVTVAGTNGKGSVVALLTKLFQLGGYRVGSYTSPHLWRYNERIALNGEPVSDSELIAAFNAVEAAREGQPLTYFEFGTLAAFALLVRWRVEVAVLEVGLGGRLDAVNLWDADMAIISAIGLDHTAWLGETETEIAREKAGIMRRDQTVIYGGRAVVEVIEAEASRRGARLWRAGRDYHWQQGHSMWQWQSDNHRFTLPLPALVGEHQLSNAAAVVMLQQRLPVSVSISLSSVIKALRHWSLPARLERRVVQPEGVECLLDVSHNPQAVAALSDWLRRHPASGRQLALLSMLADKDYTTVIKIMLPLIDLWYVTDSEGERGLSGRELERVITAAGGEACYHSDLTTVWRQLRGQLLTTDRLIVFGSFYSVAAVGALIDE, translated from the coding sequence ATGAGTCGAACGCCTAGAGGGGGATCGTTGCCACAGAGCCTCTCTGAATGGTTGCAGTGGCAGCAGCAGCTCCACCCAAAATCGATCGATATGGGGCTAGAGCGTAGCCGTCAGGTGTTAAACCGTATGGCATTAGTACAGCCTCCGCTGGTGGTGACTGTGGCGGGAACGAATGGCAAAGGCTCGGTTGTCGCCCTGCTAACTAAGCTGTTTCAACTCGGCGGCTATCGGGTGGGAAGCTATACCTCCCCCCACCTGTGGCGCTATAACGAACGGATAGCGCTCAATGGCGAGCCGGTGAGCGATAGTGAGCTGATAGCGGCCTTTAACGCCGTTGAGGCGGCCAGAGAGGGGCAGCCTCTGACCTATTTTGAGTTTGGTACCCTCGCTGCGTTTGCTCTGCTAGTGAGATGGCGGGTCGAGGTCGCGGTGTTGGAGGTCGGATTGGGCGGGCGACTCGATGCGGTCAATCTGTGGGATGCCGATATGGCGATTATTAGCGCCATCGGGCTCGACCACACCGCTTGGTTAGGCGAGACTGAGACTGAGATTGCGCGGGAGAAGGCGGGTATTATGCGCCGAGATCAGACGGTTATCTATGGAGGCAGAGCGGTTGTCGAAGTGATTGAGGCTGAAGCGAGTCGAAGGGGGGCACGGCTGTGGCGAGCTGGGCGCGACTACCATTGGCAGCAGGGGCATTCGATGTGGCAGTGGCAGAGCGATAACCACCGTTTTACCCTACCGCTACCGGCACTGGTCGGAGAGCATCAACTGAGTAACGCCGCTGCGGTGGTGATGTTGCAGCAGCGACTGCCGGTGTCTGTTTCAATCTCGTTATCGAGCGTTATTAAGGCGCTGCGCCACTGGTCACTACCGGCACGGCTAGAGCGGCGAGTCGTGCAGCCTGAAGGGGTGGAGTGTCTGCTCGATGTCTCCCATAACCCGCAGGCGGTCGCCGCCCTTAGCGACTGGTTGCGCCGCCACCCTGCCTCTGGACGACAGCTAGCTCTGTTGTCGATGCTGGCCGATAAGGACTACACCACGGTGATTAAAATAATGCTACCTCTGATTGATCTTTGGTATGTGACCGATTCAGAGGGGGAACGGGGGCTATCGGGACGCGAACTTGAACGGGTTATTACGGCAGCGGGGGGAGAGGCCTGCTATCATAGCGACCTGACCACAGTATGGCGACAGCTGCGTGGTCAGTTGTTGACGACCGATCGCCTGATTGTGTTTGGTTCTTTCTATAGTGTCGCCGCAGTAGGGGCGTTAATTGATGAGTGA
- a CDS encoding CvpA family protein produces MQQTVADIGFNWADYAILVIIALSVIISVIRGFAKEALSLAGWIISFWVAVQFSPELQPLLADYIDTPSLQLLISFVVLLIMGLFVTGFINFLVGQVIQKTGLSGTDRMVGVLFGGVRGVVIVAALVLMASMTPIPSDPWWQASQLLPHFEQLAAELQSYLPEDIPARFGDSELFQQVVPAEGGP; encoded by the coding sequence ATGCAACAGACAGTAGCCGATATCGGCTTTAATTGGGCCGACTATGCGATTTTGGTCATCATTGCCCTATCAGTGATCATCAGCGTGATTCGGGGGTTTGCTAAAGAGGCACTCTCTTTAGCCGGCTGGATTATCTCATTTTGGGTAGCGGTGCAGTTCTCCCCCGAACTACAGCCGCTGCTAGCGGACTATATCGATACCCCCTCGCTACAGCTACTGATCTCGTTTGTGGTGCTGCTAATTATGGGACTGTTTGTGACCGGATTTATTAACTTTCTGGTCGGACAGGTAATTCAAAAAACCGGTTTAAGTGGCACTGATCGTATGGTTGGGGTACTGTTCGGGGGGGTGCGCGGAGTAGTGATTGTCGCAGCTTTAGTCTTAATGGCTAGCATGACACCGATACCGAGCGATCCTTGGTGGCAAGCGTCGCAGCTACTGCCCCACTTTGAGCAGTTAGCAGCCGAGCTGCAAAGCTATCTGCCGGAGGATATTCCGGCTCGATTTGGTGACAGTGAACTGTTTCAGCAGGTGGTGCCCGCAGAGGGCGGCCCTTAA
- a CDS encoding amidophosphoribosyltransferase, with protein sequence MCGIIGIVANSSVNQALYDGLTVLQHRGQDAAGMMTCDGDRIYLRKDNGLVRDVFHTRHMIGLRGNMGIGHVRYPTAGSASSAEAQPFYVNSPYGIALAHNGNLTNAAMLKADLFREELRHINTNSDSEILLNVFAYELQQQGKIVCTAADIFAAIERVHQRCEGGYAAVALIIGYGVVAFRDPFGIRPLMIGRRSHGKRSEYMVASESVSIDVLGFERYRDVEPGEAVYIDSKGQLHSHQCAKSPRYAPCLFEYVYFARPDSIIDGISVYKARLRMGTKLAKKIERTFPDHDIDVVIPIPDTSRTSALQLANKLGVTFREGFIKNRYIGRTFIMPGQKQRKKSVRQKLNAIELEFHGKNVLLVDDSIVRGTTSKQIIQMAREAGANKVYFASASPPVRYPNVYGIDMPAASELVGHGRDEAQIAAKIGADRLFYQDLKDLVKAVCHKKIPHIQEFEDSVFSGHYITEGITKDYLTRLEQQRSDKAKHSSIGGEELTDVDHNANTDLAAATEVQL encoded by the coding sequence ATGTGTGGAATTATAGGAATAGTGGCCAATAGCTCGGTCAATCAGGCGCTGTATGATGGTTTGACCGTACTACAGCACCGAGGTCAGGATGCGGCGGGGATGATGACCTGTGATGGCGATCGAATCTATCTGCGCAAGGATAACGGTCTGGTTAGGGATGTCTTCCATACCCGGCACATGATCGGGTTACGAGGCAATATGGGGATTGGCCATGTGCGCTATCCGACGGCGGGTAGCGCCTCCTCAGCAGAGGCGCAGCCCTTCTATGTCAACTCCCCCTACGGTATCGCCCTAGCCCATAATGGTAATTTAACCAATGCGGCGATGTTAAAGGCGGATCTGTTTCGGGAGGAGTTGCGCCATATTAATACCAACTCCGATTCAGAGATTCTGCTCAATGTCTTTGCCTACGAGCTACAGCAGCAGGGAAAAATCGTCTGCACTGCCGCAGATATTTTTGCGGCTATCGAGCGGGTGCACCAGCGCTGTGAGGGGGGGTATGCCGCTGTAGCGCTCATTATCGGTTACGGTGTGGTTGCCTTTCGTGATCCCTTCGGCATTCGGCCACTGATGATCGGTCGGCGCAGCCATGGCAAACGAAGTGAGTATATGGTCGCCTCGGAGAGTGTGTCGATTGATGTACTCGGATTCGAGCGCTATCGCGATGTCGAACCGGGGGAGGCGGTCTATATCGATAGTAAAGGCCAGCTCCATAGCCACCAGTGTGCCAAATCACCCCGTTATGCCCCCTGTCTGTTTGAGTATGTCTATTTTGCCCGCCCCGACTCAATTATTGACGGGATTTCGGTCTATAAAGCGCGACTACGAATGGGCACTAAGCTGGCGAAAAAGATTGAACGGACCTTCCCTGATCACGATATCGATGTCGTCATTCCGATCCCCGATACCAGTCGAACCTCGGCGCTGCAGCTAGCTAATAAGTTAGGGGTTACTTTTCGGGAGGGGTTTATTAAAAACCGCTATATTGGCCGTACCTTCATTATGCCAGGACAGAAGCAGCGCAAAAAATCGGTACGGCAGAAACTGAATGCCATCGAACTAGAGTTTCATGGCAAAAATGTACTGCTAGTCGATGACTCCATTGTGCGGGGGACGACCTCAAAACAGATTATTCAGATGGCACGCGAGGCGGGAGCGAACAAGGTCTATTTCGCCTCCGCCTCGCCGCCGGTACGCTATCCGAATGTTTACGGTATCGATATGCCGGCTGCGAGTGAGCTAGTCGGTCATGGTCGCGATGAGGCGCAGATCGCCGCTAAAATTGGTGCCGACAGGCTCTTTTACCAAGATTTAAAAGATTTAGTTAAAGCGGTCTGCCATAAAAAAATCCCACATATTCAAGAGTTCGAGGATTCGGTCTTTAGCGGCCACTATATCACCGAGGGGATTACCAAAGACTACTTAACTCGACTAGAGCAGCAGCGCAGCGACAAGGCCAAACATAGTAGCATCGGGGGGGAGGAGTTAACCGATGTGGATCACAATGCTAATACCGATCTAGCCGCTGCGACCGAAGTACAGCTTTAA
- a CDS encoding DUF1015 domain-containing protein, producing MSLLRPFRAIRPAPGHAADVIAPPYDVLNSSEARQRAANRPWSFLHISKPEIDLPEGTHPYADEVYAKGAENYRHLLQQGVLRQDEQPSYYLYQLTMGEHTQIGLVAAASVADYETNRIRKHEFTRPDKEDDRVRQIDALDAQTGPVFLTYRHHPDIDALVNAIVTAPAEVEVTADDGIIHRLWPITDSSAIETITTTFNSMEAIYIADGHHRSAAASRVCAARKAANPNHTGDEPYNYFLSVLFPDNQMLILDYNRVVVDLNGLDSDTLLKRVSASFEITPSRTAIKPQQRGEFGMYLSGQWYALTIKAEKIPADNPVKALDVSLLASELIEPLLGISDPRRDKRIDFVGGIRGLGELEKRVNSGEMAVAFSLYPTSLAQLMDVADANEVMPPKSTWFEPKLADGLVSHSLR from the coding sequence ATGTCCCTTCTACGCCCGTTTCGCGCGATTCGTCCTGCCCCCGGCCATGCCGCTGATGTTATTGCCCCCCCCTACGATGTGCTAAATAGCAGCGAGGCACGGCAACGAGCCGCTAATCGTCCCTGGAGCTTTCTCCATATCTCCAAACCGGAGATCGATCTACCCGAAGGCACCCACCCCTATGCCGATGAGGTCTATGCAAAAGGGGCAGAGAACTACCGCCACTTGCTACAACAGGGCGTTTTGCGACAAGATGAGCAGCCGAGCTACTATCTCTATCAGCTTACGATGGGCGAACATACGCAGATAGGTCTAGTCGCCGCCGCCTCAGTGGCCGATTACGAGACCAACCGTATTCGTAAACACGAATTCACCCGCCCCGATAAAGAGGATGACCGCGTGCGACAGATTGACGCCCTTGACGCCCAGACCGGCCCAGTCTTTCTCACCTATCGCCACCACCCCGACATTGATGCGCTAGTTAACGCGATAGTGACCGCACCAGCCGAAGTCGAGGTGACGGCGGATGATGGTATCATTCACCGTCTCTGGCCGATCACCGACAGCAGTGCGATTGAGACTATCACGACGACTTTTAATAGCATGGAGGCTATCTATATCGCCGATGGTCACCACCGCTCTGCCGCCGCCTCCCGCGTCTGCGCGGCTCGTAAGGCGGCTAATCCTAACCATACCGGTGATGAACCCTACAACTACTTTCTATCGGTTCTCTTTCCCGATAACCAGATGTTAATTCTCGACTATAATCGAGTCGTGGTCGATCTAAACGGCCTCGATAGCGACACCCTGCTCAAGCGCGTGAGTGCTAGCTTCGAGATCACCCCAAGCCGCACTGCTATCAAGCCGCAGCAGCGGGGAGAGTTTGGGATGTATCTTTCGGGGCAGTGGTACGCTTTGACGATTAAAGCGGAGAAGATCCCAGCAGATAATCCGGTCAAGGCGCTCGATGTCAGCCTGCTAGCTAGCGAACTGATTGAGCCACTGCTCGGTATTAGTGATCCGAGACGCGATAAGCGCATCGACTTTGTCGGTGGTATTCGTGGTCTAGGCGAGTTAGAGAAGAGGGTTAACAGCGGCGAGATGGCAGTTGCCTTCTCGCTCTATCCGACCTCACTAGCGCAGCTAATGGACGTAGCCGATGCCAATGAGGTCATGCCACCTAAATCGACCTGGTTTGAGCCAAAACTCGCTGATGGATTGGTATCGCACTCGTTGCGTTAA
- a CDS encoding YcgL domain-containing protein has product MLNKSTVITPCFIYRSRKRGELYLFLAQKDDFTALPETVWRYFGPPEYAMTLQLTPQSRLARSSVAEVLQNLAKRGFHIQLPPEIPLEEQLTAT; this is encoded by the coding sequence ATGCTAAATAAATCAACCGTTATAACCCCCTGTTTTATCTACCGCTCGCGCAAAAGGGGCGAACTCTACCTCTTTTTAGCGCAAAAAGATGACTTTACCGCACTACCAGAGACGGTATGGCGCTACTTCGGCCCCCCAGAATACGCCATGACGCTGCAACTAACGCCACAGAGCCGCCTCGCCCGCAGCAGCGTGGCCGAGGTGCTGCAAAATCTGGCCAAGAGGGGGTTCCATATTCAACTACCCCCAGAGATTCCGCTTGAGGAGCAATTAACAGCAACTTAG